The proteins below come from a single Miscanthus floridulus cultivar M001 chromosome 1, ASM1932011v1, whole genome shotgun sequence genomic window:
- the LOC136496264 gene encoding glycine-rich RNA-binding protein-like isoform X1 produces the protein MEISISPLRRRRDFRVLGRVHSGRATASLPRLFPILCPYNRSPFLPSLKITRQRQLRFDVRFLFLARSQSQVTIMADVDEYRCFIGNLSWSTTDESLKDAFRKFGNLTEAKVVLDKFSGRSRGFGFVTFDEKQAMEDAIEGMNGLDLDGRNITVDKAQPQGPGRDRNGDRDYDRERGSRYDRGRDYGGGRAPRGGGGGGGGDCFKCGKPGHFARECPSGDGGRGDRYGGRDDRYGGGGGGGGGGGRYGSDRGGDRYSGRSRDGGSYGGDRYSRDRSGPY, from the exons ATGGAAATATCTATCTCTCCTCTGCGCCGCCGCCGGGATTTTAGGGTTCTAGGCCGAGTCCACTCCGGGCGGGCGACTGCCTCCTTGCCTCGATTATTCCCCATCTTGTGTCCCTATAATAGGTCGCCTTTCCTCCCTTCGCTAAAAATAACGAGGCAGAGGCAACTTCGATTCGACGTGCGCTTCCTCTTCCTCGCTCGCTCCCAGTCGCAGGTAACTA TAATGGCTGATGTTGATGAGTACCGTTGCTTCATCGGGAATCTGTCCTGGTCGACAACTGATGAAAGCCTCAAGGATGCATTCCGCAAATTCGGCAACCTCACTGAGGCAAAG GTGGTTCTTGACAAATTTTCTGGCCGTTCTCGTGGTTTCGGCTTTGTAACTTTTGATGAGAAGCAAGCCATGGAGGATGCTATTGAGGGAATGAATGGACTGGACTTGGACGGGAGGAACATCACTGTTGATAAAGCTCAGCCACAAGGACCTGGTAGAGACCGTAATGGTGACCGTGATTATGACCGTGAGCGTGGATCTCGTTATGATCGTGGTCGTGACTATGGTGGTGGGCGTGCACcgcgaggtggtggtggtggtggtggtggggactGCTTCAAGTGTGGGAAACCTGGTCATTTTGCTAGAGAGTGCCCATCTGGGGATGGTGGGAGAGGGGACAGATATGGTGGCAGAGATGACAggtatggtggtggtggtggtggcggtggcggtggcgggcgTTATGGATCTGACCGTGGTGGTGACCGATACTCTGGCCGTAGCCGAGATGGTGGCAGCTATGGGGGCGACCGCTACAGCCGTGACCGATCAGGTCCTTACTGA
- the LOC136496264 gene encoding glycine-rich RNA-binding protein RZ1A-like isoform X2 — protein MADVDEYRCFIGNLSWSTTDESLKDAFRKFGNLTEAKVVLDKFSGRSRGFGFVTFDEKQAMEDAIEGMNGLDLDGRNITVDKAQPQGPGRDRNGDRDYDRERGSRYDRGRDYGGGRAPRGGGGGGGGDCFKCGKPGHFARECPSGDGGRGDRYGGRDDRYGGGGGGGGGGGRYGSDRGGDRYSGRSRDGGSYGGDRYSRDRSGPY, from the exons ATGGCTGATGTTGATGAGTACCGTTGCTTCATCGGGAATCTGTCCTGGTCGACAACTGATGAAAGCCTCAAGGATGCATTCCGCAAATTCGGCAACCTCACTGAGGCAAAG GTGGTTCTTGACAAATTTTCTGGCCGTTCTCGTGGTTTCGGCTTTGTAACTTTTGATGAGAAGCAAGCCATGGAGGATGCTATTGAGGGAATGAATGGACTGGACTTGGACGGGAGGAACATCACTGTTGATAAAGCTCAGCCACAAGGACCTGGTAGAGACCGTAATGGTGACCGTGATTATGACCGTGAGCGTGGATCTCGTTATGATCGTGGTCGTGACTATGGTGGTGGGCGTGCACcgcgaggtggtggtggtggtggtggtggggactGCTTCAAGTGTGGGAAACCTGGTCATTTTGCTAGAGAGTGCCCATCTGGGGATGGTGGGAGAGGGGACAGATATGGTGGCAGAGATGACAggtatggtggtggtggtggtggcggtggcggtggcgggcgTTATGGATCTGACCGTGGTGGTGACCGATACTCTGGCCGTAGCCGAGATGGTGGCAGCTATGGGGGCGACCGCTACAGCCGTGACCGATCAGGTCCTTACTGA